ACCCAATTTTGTATGTCTTGTATGATGGGATGCCATCAAATGCAACGCTGACGATTCACGTTCAGGTGACACAAAGGAGCCTATACGAAGTGAGAGAGCGACCCTCAAAGACATATTCTTGGAAAGTCTTTATCATGAGCAATGTCATCGCTGAAATCCCTTGGTCTAGTATGTTCCCTCAGGTTctatcttttccttttttgaGGATCACGCTGATGCCGTTTCGTCCTGCAGTCTTAATGGGTGTTGTAATCTACTTCACCTGGTACTACCCTATTGGCTATTATCGAAATGCTATTCCTACCGACGCTGTCCACCTCCGTGGTGCTCTCATGTTCCTCTACATTGAGATGTTCATGCTCTTCACATCGACTTTTGCGATTATGATTGTAGCAGGTATAGATACAGCGGAGACAGCTGGTAACATTGCAaaccttcttttcttgatGTGTCTTATCTTCTGCGGGTGGGTATTCCCCTCCTaatcttctttttgcacCTCCACAACAACAGCATTTGCTAATCTGGTATCGTCTCCCATGACTAGTGTTCTCGCAACCAAGGAATCCTTCCCCCACTTCTGGATTTTTATGTATCGAGTCTCGCCATTCACATATCTGGTTGAGGGTATGTTAAGTGTGGCCGTCGCCAATACCAACATTGTGTGTGCCGACAACGAGCTGTTATCGTTTAATCCGCCTTCCGGACAGACTTGCGGACAGTACATGTCAGATTTCATCGCAGCCGCTGGAGGTTACTTGATCAATGAGAATGCCACGACTGGTTGTAGTTTCTGCTCCATGAGCGACACGAATGCCTTCTTGGCCCAGTTTAGTATCTACTATAGCCATAAGTGAGTCACTTTACAACTTTTGGCCTTCTGCGTACTGGACAACTGGTAGGAGCGTTTCTGATGTGCATTTCCATTTTTAGATGGAGAGACTTCGGTCTTCTTTGGGCCTTTGTAATCTTCAACGCGGTGGCCGCTGTTGCTATCTATTACATTGCTCGAGTGGTACGACACTTTGTCCCTTCCATGCGTTCTCCAAGTTTATTTGCTAACACTAGATTTTTATCACATAGCCTAAGAACACTGGAAAAGAGCAAGCGTCAGAACCTGAgcaaagggagaagagtacGGTGCCTGGGACCACAGATAAGCGGAGCAGGAGATCGGAATCATCgtaaagaagaaagagagttTGGCAAGTAGGAGAAAAGCTGTAATGGTCCAACCTTGCATTGTTGTTACAAATTCATCAAGAGAATTCGTGGTAGAGGCAGACAGATAATATATTAGAGGCAAGGAGCCGTTATTAGTTTAGTTCATCTTGTGTATATATCTGGCAATGCAAGTCCGGGAGTAAACCCTTCAGGTCCAATAACAGCAAAGCATCGAGTCTTTTTCCATACACGGACCCAACACTTATATGTGTTATTTCTCAAAAAAAGTGTCCCTGGTCTGAGATAAGGGAAATTACGTAACTGTACCACATGTCGTGCCGCTTAACAGATGGATGGTATACTTAGCTATCAGTGTGGGGTCCAAATGAAAGATCAGAACCTAGACTGGATGCTCATACCGTTTAGGAAGGAGAGCTCAATTATGGAGATATGTGGACGTTTATGCCAGAGACCACCGCTGTATTCCTCACAGCCTAATCGGAAACAGTTGAGCGAGCCCTTGACCGGTGCAATCGGTAAAATGATCGGACAAAGTTTGTCGGAGTTCATTGACTCGGAGAAAGTAGAAATCGCCGATCCGATTCGGGGGTGCAAGGCTTTTTGCCGCTCCGATGTTCGGCATGCCCCACTGTCTCACACAGTGCTTCTGCACGAAAAAAGGGATATAATGGCTTGCGCCGGGGCACCAAGGAACTCTCATCGGTGCCCCACCTTCTTGCCGCACCTTCCATTCGATCAACCTGCAAACCATGACCAACACCAATGAAGAGATCAAATTCGGAGTGGACAGTGGGGATGACGAGAAGGTCGCTGTCTCGAACCGACAGCAGGTGTTGTCTAGCATGTTCACCAATGCGGCGTCCGCTACAGGTCAGTTATCACTTACATTTATGGGCGCTCGTCACTGACGATTTCCAGACAAGGAACACAAAATGACCTTGCTGCAAGGCGTGCGGTTGTACCCGAAGGCTATCTTCTGGGCAGCCGCCATAGCAATGTGTTGCGTTATGGAAGGATATGATATTGCTCTGATCGGCAACTTCTACGCCTTCCCTCCATTCAACAGGAAGTATGGCGAGCTTCAGTCCGACGGCTCTTACCAAGTGCCGGCGAGGTGGCAAGCTGGGATCTCGAATGGAGCCCAGTGCGGCCAGATCGTTGGCCTCTTGCGTGAGTCCCTCCGACATCTGAAGGTATTTCGAAATACTCACTGACATCTCAGTTACGGGGCTGGGCGTCGAGCGGTTTGGCTACCGTCCGTTCATCCTTGCGGTGCTGTTCTACCAGGCCGCCGTCACCTgcggcttcttcttcgccccCAGCGTACAGATACTACTCCTCTCCGAATGCTTGGCTGGTATTTCTTTTGGCGTCTTCATGTCCAGTAAGTCCAACTGATGCCCGTCGAAGTCGGTCTGACCTGTGCCCAGTCGCTATATCGTACGCCTCCGAGGTTTGCCCAGTTGCCCTCCGCGGTTACTTGACCACCTGGGGCAACTCGTGCTGGGGTATCGGACAACTGCTCGCGATCGCCGTAATCAAAAGCATGTTCGGGAGGGACGACCAATGGGCGTACAGGATCCCCTACGGTCTTCAATGGATGTGGTTCCCCCCGCTCATTGCTCTAATCTTTTTCGCCCCTGAGTCCCCCTGGTGGCTCGTAAGAAAGGGTCGATACGAAGACGCCAAGagatctcttcttcgactcACGTCCCCAAAGCGAGACCCCACCTTTGACGCTGATGAAACCATCGACATGATGCGGCACACCAACGAGCTCGAGCAGGACATGACGGCGGGTGTAACCTACCTCGATTGTTTCAAGGGAATCAACCTCCGGCGTACCGAGATTGTCTGCATGCTGTTCGTCTCCCAGAACCTTGCAGGCAACACCTTCTCCAATTATTCCACGTACTTTTTCGAGCAGGCGGGCTTGACTGGCGACATCCCGTATGACTTCGCCCTTGGTCAGTACGGTCTCAACACAGTGGGCGCTTTCGTCGCTTGGGGCTTCATGGCCTGGGGAGTCGGTCGCCGAACTCTCTATCTTTGTGGCCTTTGCGGTCTGTTCTGCactctccttgtcctcggCTTCCTTGGTCTTGTTCCCGCTGAGCACAAGCACGCCGCCTCCATGGCCACCGGCTCTGTCATGTTGGTGTGGGCCGCCTTCTATCAATTCTCCGTCGGTACCGTCGCTTTCTCACTGGTCGCTGAGATGTCTACTCGTAGGCTCCAAGTCAAGACGGTGGCTCTGTCTCGCGTAGCCTACAACATGGCCGCGATCGTGGTCAATGTGCTGACCCCATACATGATCAACCCAACAGCGTGGAACTGGGGCAACTTTGCAGGATTCTTCTGGGCTGGCACCTGTTTCCTCATGATTGTCTACCACTACTTTCGACTTCCCGAGCCCTCCGGCAGGACCTTCGCGGAGATCGACTTGCTCTTTGAGCGGAAGGTTCCGGCAAGGAAGTTCAAGACCACGCAGATCAACGCTTTTGACGTGGCTCTCAACCACCAAGTTGCTGAGGACAAACCGGAGCTCGAGCATGTCGAAATGGCGTGAGATGTCCAGAGGAATCTAAGGGTTCGAATTGCCCGTAGGGGAGCTCGAACGGGTGGTGTGTGTTTTGTATTCATTGCCTTAGGGGATACCTGGCCACAGTTTCTG
This DNA window, taken from Cryptococcus deuterogattii R265 chromosome 3, complete sequence, encodes the following:
- a CDS encoding MFS transporter SP family general alpha glucoside:H+ symporter; the protein is MTNTNEEIKFGVDSGDDEKVAVSNRQQVLSSMFTNAASATDKEHKMTLLQGVRLYPKAIFWAAAIAMCCVMEGYDIALIGNFYAFPPFNRKYGELQSDGSYQVPARWQAGISNGAQCGQIVGLLLTGLGVERFGYRPFILAVLFYQAAVTCGFFFAPSVQILLLSECLAGISFGVFMSIAISYASEVCPVALRGYLTTWGNSCWGIGQLLAIAVIKSMFGRDDQWAYRIPYGLQWMWFPPLIALIFFAPESPWWLVRKGRYEDAKRSLLRLTSPKRDPTFDADETIDMMRHTNELEQDMTAGVTYLDCFKGINLRRTEIVCMLFVSQNLAGNTFSNYSTYFFEQAGLTGDIPYDFALGQYGLNTVGAFVAWGFMAWGVGRRTLYLCGLCGLFCTLLVLGFLGLVPAEHKHAASMATGSVMLVWAAFYQFSVGTVAFSLVAEMSTRRLQVKTVALSRVAYNMAAIVVNVLTPYMINPTAWNWGNFAGFFWAGTCFLMIVYHYFRLPEPSGRTFAEIDLLFERKVPARKFKTTQINAFDVALNHQVAEDKPELEHVEMA